A stretch of the Panicum virgatum strain AP13 chromosome 9N, P.virgatum_v5, whole genome shotgun sequence genome encodes the following:
- the LOC120691411 gene encoding non-specific lipid transfer protein GPI-anchored 2-like, producing the protein MSNRARRAAPRTPGIPGTGSGGGDATAAMMPPLALVLLALAAALAPGARAQISAAPLGAPAPSLDCAGALRGLAPCLTYVEHRSVLTRPDKGCCGALAAVVGGGDAACLCGLLAGHGARGVRVDPVRALALPTICRVDAPPPRLCAALGMPVAEPPGGAASPVDSGSDVPTTTPAAGAASGGPATRRRPFLVALPRCCLLVILPTLLL; encoded by the exons ATGTCAAACAGAGCACGGCGCGCAGCCCCCCGGACACCAGGAATCCCAGgaaccggcagcggcggcggcgacgccacgGCCGCGATGATGCCACCCTTGGCGCTCGTTCTCCTGGCCCTCGCCGCGGCGCtggcgccgggcgcgcgggcgcAGATATCGGCCGCGCCCCTGGGCGCCCCGGCGCCGTCGCTGGACTGCGCGGGCGCGCTGCGGGGCCTGGCGCCGTGCCTGACGTACGTGGAGCACCGCAGCGTGCTGACGCGGCCGGACAAGGGCTGTTGCGGGGCGCTCGCGGCcgtcgtgggcggcggcgacgccgcgtGCCTGTGCGGGCTCCTCGCGGgccacggcgcgcgcggcgtccgCGTGGACCCCGTGCGCGCGCTGGCGCTGCCCACCATCTGCCGCgtcgatgcgccgccgccgaggctctGCGCCGCGCTCGGGATGCCCGTCGCCGAGCCGCCGGGCGGGGCCGCCTCGCCGGTGGACTCAG GGTCCGACGTGCCGACGACCaccccggcggcgggggccgcgAGCGGCGGGCCGGCGACGCGCCGACGGCCGTTCCTGGTGGCTCTCCCACGGTGCTGTCTCCTCGTCATCCTGCCCACGCTGCTGCTGTAA